From the Salinimicrobium tongyeongense genome, one window contains:
- a CDS encoding glycoside hydrolase family 16 protein, whose protein sequence is MKKIYTKNLKNILLGVMISAGGNLFAQQAGAKVQKDTLFFDDFAETSLDRQKWNVQGTDFWVNNEQQIYIDSSATVFTVKGAKAGGVEDALVLKAHYSPNYINYKGNNFDFISGRINTRDKVMFTYGTAAARMKLPKGAGYWPAFWALGGGNWPETGEIDIMEYVGETDWIGVALHGPGYSGETPLVNKYFFPEGEDVTGWHVYAVDWTPEGFDFKVDGRLIYRVTKPMVEHYGKWAFDNPKYLILNLALGGAYPYKTNGVEEPYNGLPSSTVELIKSGKAEVLIDWVLITK, encoded by the coding sequence ATGAAAAAGATATACACAAAAAATTTAAAAAATATTCTTCTGGGAGTAATGATCTCTGCAGGAGGGAATCTTTTTGCACAGCAGGCAGGTGCAAAAGTTCAAAAAGACACACTTTTCTTTGACGATTTTGCTGAAACCAGCCTCGACCGCCAAAAATGGAATGTGCAGGGCACCGACTTTTGGGTGAACAATGAACAGCAAATCTACATTGATTCTTCGGCCACTGTTTTTACCGTAAAAGGTGCCAAAGCAGGGGGAGTTGAAGATGCGCTGGTTCTCAAAGCCCATTATAGCCCGAATTATATCAACTATAAAGGCAATAATTTCGATTTTATCTCCGGAAGGATCAACACCCGGGATAAAGTGATGTTCACCTATGGTACGGCAGCTGCCAGGATGAAGTTGCCAAAAGGCGCGGGTTACTGGCCGGCTTTTTGGGCCCTTGGTGGGGGCAACTGGCCCGAAACTGGTGAAATTGACATCATGGAATATGTGGGTGAAACAGACTGGATTGGGGTGGCCCTTCACGGCCCCGGATATTCAGGCGAAACCCCGCTGGTGAACAAATACTTTTTTCCCGAAGGGGAAGATGTTACCGGCTGGCATGTGTATGCTGTAGACTGGACTCCCGAAGGTTTCGATTTCAAAGTTGACGGCCGGTTGATCTACAGGGTGACCAAACCCATGGTAGAACACTACGGAAAATGGGCTTTTGACAACCCAAAATACCTTATTCTGAATCTGGCGCTGGGTGGCGCATATCCCTATAAGACCAACGGAGTGGAAGAACCTTACAACGGACTGCCTTCATCTACCGTAGAACTGATAAAATCGGGTAAAGCCGAAGTGCTTATCGATTGGGTCTTGATCACGAAGTAA